One stretch of Brachyhypopomus gauderio isolate BG-103 chromosome 10, BGAUD_0.2, whole genome shotgun sequence DNA includes these proteins:
- the LOC143526210 gene encoding E3 SUMO-protein ligase ZBED1-like, producing MTTDIWSSVNMMPYMSLTIHYLNANWELQSKCLETLFIPESHTGDNLAEALRSSLQEWSLDEGKLACITTDNGANIVAAVRKLGWQWLNCFGHNLHLAVTNALKSEKDRTARAIGLCRTLVTTFSQSWQKKRKLIKEQAELNLPQHCLVVDCSTRWGSTQKMVERVLEQCPAIKRVLDDRRSQHLIPTWQDVEVLESVNAALKKVADFTDALSSETMVTASSLKPVLQLLREDLLLPTEEDTELARNLKKKMTGVLEEKYSAPATQVLLAKASFVDPRHKDSNSDDIKDKLLEEMLAVPEEGRDDRVVMQISMTEDGEGASRLAPPSKKKKSLADLLGKRQEQTRPLIPKRIRADTELARYLQEETLDAHSDPLAWWRDNQARFPLLSNVARKYMTVCATSTPSERVFSAAGNIVTPFRSSLKPDKVNMLVCLAKNIKMDK from the exons ATGACAACGGATATATGGTCAAGTGTGAACATGATGCCATACATGAGCCTGACCATACACTACCTCAATGCAAACTGGGAACTACAATCAAAATGCCTGGAGACCTTATTCATTCCAGAAAGTCACACGGGTGACAACCTGGCAGAAGCGCTCAGATCTTCCCTCCAAGAGTGGTCTCTGGATGAAGGGAAATTGGCATGCATTACAACAGACAATGGGGCCAACATTGTGGCTGCCGTACGTAAACTTGGCTGGCAATGGCTAAATTGTTTTGGCCATAATCTGCATTTAGCTGTAACCAACGCACTGAAGTCAGAGAAAGACCGCACAGCCCGCGCTATTGGTTTGTGCAGAACTTTGGTGACAACGTTCTCACAAAGCTGGCAAAAGAAGAGAAAGCTTATCAAAGAACAAGCAGAGCTCAACTTGCCCCAGCATTGCCTAGTCGTG GATTGTTCGACTAGGTGGGGTTCTACGCAGAAGATGGTTGAACGTGTTCTTGAGCAGTGCCCAGCTATTAAAAGGGTGCTGGATGATCGGCGTAGTCAGCATTTGATTCCGACGTGGCAGGATGTCGAAGTCCTAGAATCCGTTAATGCGGCGCTGAAAAAAGTTGCAGATTTTACTGATGCGCTGTCTTCAGAGACGATGGTTACAGCGTCCTCCTTGAAACCGGTACTACAGTTACTTCGAGAGGATCTTTTGCTTCCAACTGAAGAAGACACAGAGTTGGCGCgcaacctgaaaaaaaaaatgaccgGAGTCTTGGAAGAAAAATACAGTGCACCTGCAACACAGGTACTGTTGGCAAAGGCCTCATTTGTTGACCCAAGACACAAGGACAGCAACTCCGATGACATAAAAGACAAGCTGCTGGAGGAGATGCTGGCAGTTCCCGAAGAGGGCCGCGATGACAGAGTTGTCATGCAAATCTCGATGACTGAGGATGGAGAAGGGGCAAGCAGACTAGCTCCTCCttctaaaaaaaagaaaagtcttGCAGATCTGCTTGGAAAAAGACAGGAACAGACACGCCCATTGATTCCCAAGAGAATTCGTGCAGACACGGAACTTGCGAGGTATTTACAGGAGGAAACCCTTGATGCGCACTCGGACCCACTTGCTTGGTGGAGGGACAATCAAGCTCGATTCCCTCTTCTGTCGAATGTCGCCAGAAAATATATGACAGTATGCGCTACGAGCACACCCTCCGAGCGTGTATTTAGTGCGGCTGGCAACATAGTCACTCCATTTAGATCCTCCCTTAAACCCGACAAAGTAAACATGTTGGTTTGCCTGGCAAAAAACATTAAGATGGATAAATAA